One Halobacterium wangiae genomic window, CGGTCGCGGGGTTGACGTCGAGGCGGTCGGCGACCTCGCCGGTCTTCGCCGGTCGGCCGGACGTCGCGCTGGCGAGCAGGATGGCACTCAGGTACCGTCCAGCGCTCTCCGTGACCTCTGCGCCACTCATCGCCTGAGTCTCCGCCACTCGGAGGGATAAGGCTGTTCCCCGCCGAGCCGTGGGACGTTTTGCGCCAGGTGCCCAACGGGACCCATGGACGACCACGAGTGGCCCGTGCTCGCCTCGGAGACGGAGTACGAGACCTGCTGGTACGACGGCGGTTACGACCGCGTCGAACAGCCCGACGGCACCGAGAAGACCTACTACTGGGCGTCGCTCCCGCCGGCCGTCGTGGTGGTGGCCGTCCACGACGGCGACGTGCTGTTCGTCGACCAGTACCGGCCGACCATCCGCGAGCAGTGCATCGAGTTGGTGGCAGGTGTAGTCGAAGAGTCCGAGGAGGAGACAGACGAGGCGTCACCCGAGGAGGGCCGGGAGTCCTACGTCGCGGCGGCCGCCCGCGAACTCCGGGAGGAGACCGGCTACGTGGCCGACGACGTCCACTTCCTCCAGGAGTTCTACGCGGCGACCGGCGTGCTCCGGCACAAGCGCGGCATCGTCTACGCGGAGGGGTTGACGGAGGTGGGCCAGGAACTGGACGACAACGAGTTCCTCACCGTCGAGCGCATCCCCGTCGAGGACGCGTTGCACGCGGCCCGCGAGCTACCGGCTAACGACGCGACCATCGAGGGGCTGTTGCTCGCGAAGGCGGACGGCTACCTGTAGCCCAGCGCGGCCGCGAGCATCGGGTCGCGGTGGTCGGGGTCGACGTCCGCCGCTTCGTCGTCTTCGAGGAGGTAGGTCGGTACGTAGCGCGTCTCCCGTTCCATGGTACTCTGTACCACGCCGACTGCCTTCGGTGTTACGGCGACCGAAAGCCGTAACGCCGCGGGCCACCACACTCGGGGCATGGACGGCGAGCTCTCCGTGGACGAACTCGAGGCACTCCTCGAAGACGGCGACGTTCGCGTCGTCGACATCCGCCGCCGCGCGGCGTTCGAGCGCGGTCACATCCCCGGCAGCGAGTGCATCCCGTTCCACGAACTCCCGCAGTCGGTGGACCGACTGGACGGCGCCGAACGCGTCGTCACCGTCTGCCCGCACGGCGAGTCCAGCGTGCAGGCCGCCCGCCTCGTCGCGTCCTACGAGGGGCTGGCCGACGACGCGCGCGTCGAGAGCCTGGCCGAGGGACTGGTCGGCTGGTCGGGCGACCTGGAGACGGCCGACGCCGACGGAGAGTCGACTCCCGACGCGCCCTTCTGAGAACGACGGTCCGACCGCTCGGCCGCGACGTACCGACGCGATTCCACAGAGAAGTGTGCC contains:
- a CDS encoding rhodanese-like domain-containing protein translates to MDGELSVDELEALLEDGDVRVVDIRRRAAFERGHIPGSECIPFHELPQSVDRLDGAERVVTVCPHGESSVQAARLVASYEGLADDARVESLAEGLVGWSGDLETADADGESTPDAPF
- a CDS encoding NUDIX hydrolase; its protein translation is MDDHEWPVLASETEYETCWYDGGYDRVEQPDGTEKTYYWASLPPAVVVVAVHDGDVLFVDQYRPTIREQCIELVAGVVEESEEETDEASPEEGRESYVAAAARELREETGYVADDVHFLQEFYAATGVLRHKRGIVYAEGLTEVGQELDDNEFLTVERIPVEDALHAARELPANDATIEGLLLAKADGYL